GTTCCCCGTACTGAAAGAATTGTGTAAAACAAAAGTACAGATCCATTATGCCACAAACGAGGCAAATACCGTGGCAAATACCTGCTTGAAACGGATCGCCATCCTTATCGGGATTACAGATAAGTTAACGTTTCACGTAGCCAAGCACTCATTCGCGCAGATGATTAAAAGAGCAAAGGTAGACCCTTGGGTTATAAAAGACAGTCTTGGCCATACTAACTTCTCCACCACCGAGGCATATTTAAATAGCCTCGATGATGACGAAATTAATAAAGCCGTAACCGGACTTTATTAAGCAGTCTTGCGGCGGGTTATCTTTTTTGAGTTTAGATATTCTTGGATGTCATCCTCGGTAATCCGCCATTCTCTGCCTACTTTTTTGGCCGCCATTTCACGGGTTCGTATCAGTTTTGTAACTGTATCCTCGTCTATAAGCAGGTATTCCGCGACCCGCTTTACATTATAAATTACTGGTAGTGCCATTTCTCTTCACGTTTTCTCCCTCACGGGGGTTATTTAAGATAAATAAAGTACCTCATTAAACTGCTTCCTGATCTGTTTTATATCCCGGATTGCATTCTCCTCGTGATTCAGAAGGTGCACCAGCTGGTGTATTATGCCATGGTCACTTAAAACCTGGTGGTCGTATTCCTTCAGGTAGCAGATAATGCAAGCTAAGTGAAGTGCTTCCGGTAGACGAGTAATGAAAGGACCATTGGCAATAGAGCAAAGCTCTTCATGCTGCTGTTTTAGTTGCTGGTATGACAGGCTGTATTTTGTTTCTTCGATTAGGTAATCCATTCTTCAGTTATTTACCGGATGCCGGAGCCGGTGTGGTTAATCTCTTACTTTTTCGTAGTTCAATTCAAAATAATCAGGTTTTACGGGCCAAAAGTGCCATCCTAATAATTCAGTATACCCCTTTACAAGATAATCGCCAGTTACAGCTATTTGAGTTCCCTTGCCGCTTTCAGGAGTTACAAGTACGACCGACCCATCAAGCCCCCTTCTACCGCCAATCCACTCCATAATTTCGGCTTGGTTGCGCTCTGTTAACTGGCGAGCCTCCAATGGTTTTACCTCTCTTTTTATATAATACGGCATTTCATTCCCCGGTATCGCTTATCGGGTGGCGTTTAATCTGTACAAATAATTAACTGATTAAGGTTAAACCAATAGTAATCTCCGAGTTCACTATCGGCTACGCAATAATGCCAGGTATTATTGCGCCAAAATGGTTGTTCGTCCTTGTGTTTCGGATCGATAAACCGAAAAAACATCTTACACATATGCTCGTTTTGAAAAAACAATAGCCGCTCGTAATCGTATGGAGACGGAAACATATCATAAGCCCTTGCCATAGGATGAAGGTGTGCGGTTTTGTGAATCAGGTCAGGTAGTATATGCAATGGCCGAATCATAATTCATCTTTCCCGGTAGCGTTTATTTTGCTGTTAATTGTCTTTTATAGGCCATTGTTTCTATGCTCGTAGCCTCTGCCAACGAATGATAATGCCCGAACTCATACCACCTCCTGCCTATCTTTTCCATCAAAAAATATTTTGCAGACGGATGGCGCTTTTCAAAATACATCACGCGCATTACAGTTCTTTTCTTCCCCCAGCTCTGCCAGCCGATTGCTATAATCCGAGGATCACCTGTGGGGGAGCCGGAGAATGTTATTGCCTTACTCATCTTTATCGGCCTCCTTCGCCGGTTGATTTAATTTGGTTACCAATGTTTCCAGCCGAGAAACTACAGGAGGAGTTGTGCCAGTAGGGAATCGTTTATCCAAGTATTCAAGCTGAGTGACCGCCTCTTCGATGCCATCCTGCGCTTGCTGCAACTGATCCTGCTGTTGGGAGATCGTGGTAAGGAGAGAGGCGCATTTGTCGGTGAGGGTTTTAAGCTCGGTGTCTTTTTCCGCTACTTTCCGCCCGGCGTATCTTTTCATTGCTGCAAAAATCATCCACTTCAGGTCAATGTTTATTGATGGATATTTCAGCAATACCTCTTCCCGCAGGATCTCTTCGCAGACAATGTTTTGTATTTCTTCCGGTGTTATTTTGTTCATAATTATACGTTGCCCGTTCCTGGGCCGGTTGATAGTTTAGTGTTATAGCCACTCGAATGCGCTGGCGGCAATCTCCCCAATCGTGCAGAGGTCTATGTTTTCATCATTGTTTTCCTCCCATTCGCCATCTTCGTTTTCTCTGCCATAACAGACAGCTATCTTCTCCTCCAACTCATCCCACTTTTGGGCTTTTCGTTTCTGTGTTTCAATTTCTTCTTCTGTATACATTTTCTATTTATTTGCGGCTGACGCCTGATTAAAAAAGTTTGAGTTGTGCTTCAAATTGCCTTACCCTCTCAGTGCCCGCTTTCCAGTAGTCATGATCAAGTTCATATGCGATGTAATCAAACCCCATGTCTATACAAGCTATCGCTGAGCTACAGCTGCCTGCATGAGTGTCGAGGATCTTATCTCCCGCATTGGCATAATGGGCGAGCAGCCATTTATATAGCGCAACGGGCTTTTGCGTGGGGTGTATGCGCTTCTCATTTTTTGAAACATCACCGCCGAACGACCCTTGATGCATGCCATTCCACATATACTTGAAAATTCGAACCGCCGACCTAAATGAAGTATAGGCGATTTCGGCGTCTGCAAAGGAACTTTTCCCATTATCCTTATCCCAGATAATCCAACAAGGGGAGGATGAATCAAATACACCGGCAAAATGATTGGCGCCCCAGATAATTTGATTCTTAGACACTCTGCGCAACTCTTGGAAGTATTCTGGACCCGGTACATTCCACTCTTTGCATCCCTTGTAATACTTCGCCCGTTTTACACCGAGATTACTGTATCCTTTGCCATAGTATCCAGACAAGTTTGGCCCCTGGAAATACGGAGGGTCTACAATAGCCAGTTGAAAGAACTTATCCGGGTACTGTCGCATACCCTCTATGCAATCCTGGTTATATATTTTGTTCAGTTCCATTACTCGATCTTTTATTTAAGCGTGATAGTTTAAGCCCTCTTTCCACCGCCCATGCGTGATTCTCCTCCACAAAAAGGTTGCATTTGTTACAGGCGGCCATCCAATATTTTTCATCCATGAGTAATTCTGTAGTGCCTTTTCCTTTTAGGTGATGAATCCCATCAGCGGATTTTGAACAACCAGGAGCATTGATCTCACACGGCTTATCCTTCCACACTGGCCGGGATCTCGCGTAATACTCCCGGTTGATCTTTGCTCGCTTATCGCTGTATTGTTTTATCTTTCGGACTTTATTCTCTTTCGGTGGGCGATCCTCGTTCTTTAATCGGAGGCGGTATTCCAGATAGCCACTCATACGGCAACGATTTCAAATTCAATCCTGGGATCTCCTTCAGTTTTGAACTTACGAATGTGCAGTCCGACAGCCTTGTTGTCATTTTTGAAAGCCTTGACGCGTTGCAGGCAGTCCAAAACCACTTTCAATGAATTGTCTAAATCTGCTCTTTGATTCGGATAGAAAACATCCATGTGAAATTCAAAATACCCTTCAATCATTTTGCCCCGGTACTGGTTGCACTGGATGTAGAAATCATTCTCATACTTTCTCAATGCGGGCGATTTTGCCAGGGAGGACACCCCCTTGATCTTCACTATTATGTAGCAGTTGCTCTTGCTCGGTACCGTTCCATATATCACTTGTTTCATCTTCGTCTATTTCTGGTATTATGGTTATGTAATGGTCTTTAGCTGTTAGATTGTAATTCAATGACCAACGCCGAACTATTTTCTTCGCATGTTCCGGGTCACGGTAATCCTCTTTTCTGGTGTGACCGTGGTTGTAATGCAGTATCATTTTCCCCGGCATAGTTAAATGAATAGCATTCTTTCTTCTCTTAATTTTTTTGCTCTCTCTCTTGAAGCAGCATTTGCGCATTTTCTACAATAGCATTTGCGGCCTCCAGGATGGCTTGGGTCTTTGATGAACTCTGTGAGTTCTTTTGTTTCGTTGCATTTTGTGCATTTTCTTTCCATACTACACTCAGGTTTTTGGTTATGAGAATTTCTAATTGGATATTGAATGTTTTCGAGACTATTAGTAGCGTTTCGATGGAAGGAGTGCAGCGGCCTTCTTTGTAAGAACCTAGCGCGGATCTGCTCACCTTTAGTAACTTTGCAAACTTCCCCTGGCTAAGATTCTGCGACTTTCGCAAAAGCTGAATATTGCACCGGACTGTCTCTTTTGTCGTTCCTGTTTTATTCATTGATTATAGCGTTTTGGGCTTCAATCTTCACGGTTTGTTGCTTACTGGCATTTATCACGGCTGACCACAGATCTTCGTTTTGGCGCCAGTCGTCCCCGTCTTGTGTAAGCAATTCCAGCTTCTCCCTTGCTACTGGATTTCGCTCACTAGATGCGCGGAGAGCGACCGACATTTCAAACGCAAGCGCCTGCCTGCAATCTTCCAAAATCTGTTTTCGCGCTTCCCCCGATACGGTGAGTTGGTTTGTCCGTTTCAGCCAATCGTATATGGGAGTAATTATGTACGATTGGTTTAGTGCGCCATTTCGGGCCGATTCCTTGATCTTCTCCCATTCGGCGGACCAATCCACTGGCCCGGATGACAATGCGGGTAATTCGGGCTGTTTACTTCGTTTTTGTTCTTCCAGGCTGGAAAGGTGTTGCCGTATGCCGATATACTCACATATCGCATCGTCGATCAACGCGAGGTTTAAACCTTTGCCCCAATCTTTAATCTTCGTGCCGTAAGTCCGTAGGGCGTATTCAAACTCATCTATGTTCAGGTCCTGGTAGTCATCAACAAGTTTCTTCTTCAGTTGGTCATCCAGGATTGTAACATACTCGCTACTCTCTGGTATCTGCCAGCCGGTAATCACACTGATTTTCATCACCAACCCTTTGCAGGTAGCAGAAAGGATTTCCGGTGAAAATGAACCTATTCGGGGGGATTTATATTTCATTCCCAAAACCCGCTGTTCCTCCGGAAGCATAGTGCTCAAGTTCGTTCCTAAGTTGGCCTGCAACGATGTTGAAACCGCCGTTTCTACTGTTAATCCCGTTACCACCTCCGCCACTACTGCGCTTATTTCTCTGCTCATTTTCGTGATAATTTGTAATGAAATTGTTCGCCAAACTGGCCCATCTGACTATTCTGCTGCCTCTGTCAACCCACCCCACACCGTCCCATTTGTTCCAGAACTTCTCCGCCATCTCCTCGTTTCCGCCAGCCCCACGGAAGAATCGTATCACATCTTCCAGCGGTGGGCCCGAGGAGGGGGGCGGCGCAACCGGGGGAGATAGATTTTCCGCGCCGGGTGTATAGTCTTCCGATTTTTCGGTTTGTAACGGATTTGGAATTTCTTGGGCGGGCGTATTCCCCCTCCCTTCCACCTCCACCTCCACCTCCACCTCCATTTCCTGCGACGTGTTCACGGTGTGTTCACGGTGTGGCCACGGTGTGTTCACGGCGTGGTCGATCAAATCCTTATCTAGTATAGGTTTCACGAATTTTGGATCTACTGAGTACCGAGCGTAACGCTGATCGATCTTTTGATGGCCATTGAAAGTGCGGATAACGTAATAGCCTTCTCCTTTGTACTGGAAGGGTATCAACATCCGGGCTTGAACCAGGGCATCTAACCAATTTTGTAACACTCCTACTCTTAAATCGTCATCATACGGGAATACTCTACTTTTGATATATACAGGATTTGATTTGATGACACCCTGATCATCCGCGAAATTGAACATACCCAGGAACAGGAGGCGGGGTTCTCTTTTTAACTTTCCAATCTTTTCGTCTTCCCAAAACTCCGGCTTTACTGTTCGTATTTTCGCCATTTCACAATAGGTTTATAGGATGTTCCTCTGAATAACCGGCCTTTCCCCAACCGGTTGATAGCTGATAATAATGTTCATTAACCTTATACGGCCCTTTCTTACACTCATTCAACCTATTCACCCAACCATCCTTTGCTAGGGTTGTCAATGCTCGCCTGATAGAAGTGATCGGTACGTATTCCGAAAGAAGGTGTTCGCTTTTCAGTTTTCGTTCCAGGTCCGATGCTGTGAATTTGCCGGTAGGGTGTTTATTAAAGAACTTCCGGATAATGTCTTCCTGCGAGCCTGCCGTTAATATTCTTTCTTGTAGCTCGCAGGGTGTCAAGTGTGTTGTTTGGAAATATGTCATACCCTCTATTTTTATTCGTTAAATCAATTTCACTGGGTAGAATGGATGTTATTGTAGCTGCCGATGCCTGGCCGTGAATACACGCTGTTTGAAACGAGTGGATGCTGTTACTTTAAATCTCCGGTCGAAAGCATCCGCCTCGAAGTCATGCGGTTTTCCAGGAGATATCGAATCTTCTACCGCGTAGAATCTTCTACCGTAAGCCAGGTGTTCGCCAACTATTTTCAAGGTGCGAGTGACCTTGTTTTCTGTGATGGAGAATGTTTTGCCGATCATTGTAGTAGTGTTTGGGGTTCGCAGATAGAGGCTTCAAGTTCGTTGAGATACTCCCGGCACTTTTTTACTTTACTGTAGATTCTTTCTATTTCCTCATCATTCCGATCAATTGAAAATTCGATTATTTTCCGATTCATGGGGATATCGTCATAGATTGAAAGTTGTCTTAACTTTTCGCAGGCTTCAATGTAGAGTGGGTTCTCGGTCGTGCCCGCGTTCATCCTGTACATTAACTTCCGTTCTTCATCAACAATCATTAATTCCGGGGTATTGACTAAGCAGTAGGCAAGTGTAGCCTTCTTAGCTCCGGTGAGTGCCATGTATGCCATTAGCTGCCAGTAATAATCCTTGTTAATCGGCTTGGTAAGGTTTCGGAAGAAGGTGAAAATATCCCAGGATGACTTAATATCCACGATCAGCGAGGCTTCGTTTATAGACACCCCTTCGTAAAGATCCGGGGTGCCCATAATGAAATCATTCTTAAGATGCGTTTCGTTCTTTTTATAGTATTTCCTTTTAACTCGGCTAAAAAGTGTAATACTATCCTCCTCTACAGCTAACCCCTTTTCAAGGTATTTGCTGAATATATCAGTCTGGCGGCCGTACTTCCTGGATACATATACATCGATTAAGTGAGTTTTCGCCCCTTCGGAAAGTTCACCCCGATCCTTTGCGGCTTTGCTTTGAGGCTCGGTCATTATGTGACCGATAGACGAGCTGCGAAAAAGTGTTTTTGAGAAGTCCATCAGCTAAGAGATTTTAATTTTTCTTCGTAAAGCTCCTTCTGAAAAGGCTGGATATATTGTTTCAGTGCTTCCAATTCCTTAATGGTTGTGGTGTCTTGTATTAATAGTCCAATCCTTTCAGCTTCTATTTCTTGTGGAGTCTTCTTTGTTTCGTTAATGGTGGTTGAGACGATCTTGGCGTCGATGTCTTGTACATCCCCATCGGATATTTCACTTCCTGTTACGGTATAGAACAGCCAAGCACGAGCTTTCCGTGTTGCTTTTCCTATAACGCCGTCCGTCCCCATGAATGCATTGACCTTAATTGGGAAGTCAATATCCTGCTCTTCCGAAACGCCGCCGTACGTCCATTGAATTTTCATTACGATTGCAGCTGACTTTTCACCGACTCTCGGTAATTGTGGAATAATCTTCCAGGAAAGGCCACTAATGTTAGATAGTAAGTAACCAAAGCCCTCCTTTGTGATGTATGAGTTTCCGGCGATAATATTAAATTGATTACCGAAAGGCTGGACGCCCATTAGAACGGCTTCGACAAGGCAATTCTTAACCGCTTCCTCGGGGTAGCCTCCGTCTTTATCTTTGTCGGTTTTGAAACCAAGTTTGTTTCCCTGAAGTGCCATAATCGGCTTCATGTATTCAGGGGTAAGCAACTTCTTCAATTCTTGCACCGCACTTGCTATCATATATGCTTTTTCGAAACCGAGTAATTTTTCAGAGGTTAGTACTTCCAGGACACTATTATTTAGCACCTTAGCAACCTCCATTGTTTTGTTCTTTTCCATTTTTATAAAGTCTTTATTTTATTAAGGATATGAGTTTGGATTTTCCCGAGCATTAATCGAACGTCATTCGCAATCTGTTGCGCACCTTCAGAGGTAACTTTGGGGAGGGCTATTGCGATTACATTGTTCGCCAGGTCCTGCAATTTTTCTTTATCAGGTCGCAGAGATTCTTGTCTTTCACCTTCTTTTTTAGCCTCTTCTGCCTCCTTCGTGATCCGATCATTTTCGGCTTTAATTTTTTCTTCCGCGTCTAATCGCGCCTTTCCCTCTCTTTCAATCCTTTCTTTTTCCAGCTGCCGGTCATATTCAACAATACCAGCCCTCCGTTCTTGCAGGAAGGTGTCCCATTCTTCAGGTGTTTTGTAATCCAGGTCGTAGGAAGAGGCTATTGACCGACCTTTATAGGTTATGGAATTAAATTCTTTTATACCGCCAAGGTCAATAAGCTGGTTGGCTCGTGATGCAATGCGAAGGCTTCTAGCGGTTTCTGCCTGTTTCTCAGACTCCTCTTTGAGGATGCGTTCTTTCTCTTCCTGCCTTTTTCGTATTTCTTCCTGTTCCGCTCTGAATGCAGCTTCGCGCTCCTCTTGCTCTTTTTTAAGTTTCTCAAGGCGCGCGGCTTCTTGTTTTAGCTTCTCGGACTCCTCGGCACGAAGACGTTCTGTCTCTGCCTTGGCCTGTTCGTCTTTTATTTTCTCGGATTGAACAGCGGAGAGGAAGTCGCTAAAGGGCCTCTCGTCCATCAGGCCAATTTTTTCATTATCGATTGTCATGTGCTTAATGGAATAATTTTGCCCATCGAATACCATTCCCGCTGTTATGATCGCCGCTACACGATTATTGAACCTTTCTTTTGCTTTTTGTGCCTCTTGCTGACGGATGCGCTCTTTTTCCTGTTCGATTTTATCCTCTTCGGACTGCAGGTGATCTTCGATAGGGGATAGCTCGGATATGATTCTTTTCTTTTCGGAATTTACTGTCCGTTGCCATATCAATGCGTCTTCGTTCAGGTCTTTGGCAACTTTTTCGACTTCGATACGCTTCCTTTTTATAACCATCCTGGCTTCGTGGACTTCTTTAAGGCCTTCTTTATCATCCATGCCTGAAATGGTCATCGGCATATATTTCTGTTTCGCCTCGGCTATCCAGCTATCGGTTACGTTGAATTTTTGGAGTTCAGTATTGATTAATTCTTTTTCCATACTTTTGCTCTGTTTTTAAGTTTGTAATTTGGCATCGGCGGTAACCGGTGCCTTTTATTTTGTAATAGTATTTGTGTTAATTAAGTTCTCGCAGAACTGATCTGTTAGCTGCGATTGTAGGAAGTAGATATACGACCAACGCCCTTCACCAGGGATATCGACATTTTCTTTGTCTGCGTCTGTGATCAATCCGGTTTGAAACATGAAGAATTGTACCTCTTCAGCCGAGAAAGTTTCTTTTCGTACCTCTGCTCCATCTAACCAG
The Chitinophaga sp. MM2321 DNA segment above includes these coding regions:
- a CDS encoding DNA methyltransferase, with translation MELNKIYNQDCIEGMRQYPDKFFQLAIVDPPYFQGPNLSGYYGKGYSNLGVKRAKYYKGCKEWNVPGPEYFQELRRVSKNQIIWGANHFAGVFDSSSPCWIIWDKDNGKSSFADAEIAYTSFRSAVRIFKYMWNGMHQGSFGGDVSKNEKRIHPTQKPVALYKWLLAHYANAGDKILDTHAGSCSSAIACIDMGFDYIAYELDHDYWKAGTERVRQFEAQLKLF
- a CDS encoding RusA family crossover junction endodeoxyribonuclease, whose translation is MKQVIYGTVPSKSNCYIIVKIKGVSSLAKSPALRKYENDFYIQCNQYRGKMIEGYFEFHMDVFYPNQRADLDNSLKVVLDCLQRVKAFKNDNKAVGLHIRKFKTEGDPRIEFEIVAV
- a CDS encoding helix-turn-helix transcriptional regulator; this translates as MNKTGTTKETVRCNIQLLRKSQNLSQGKFAKLLKVSRSALGSYKEGRCTPSIETLLIVSKTFNIQLEILITKNLSVVWKENAQNATKQKNSQSSSKTQAILEAANAIVENAQMLLQEREQKN